From a single Kitasatospora azatica KCTC 9699 genomic region:
- a CDS encoding helix-turn-helix domain-containing protein has protein sequence MDETVSDRVRAVIRAASRSQAAFAEQVGLAPDKLSKSLNGVRRFSSLDLALIAEATDVTVDWLLTGRQATRPAVAARTTAVGAPYRDTIEAITQRFTAAYDVLSLLNRAPALPPLPRLSTDELGYVDQGAELARWALDQLARKGSGPVSEQQTDELVASWERAFGVDVAVTDLPPQLDGLAWQADGLRLILTRRTDNWTRQRFTLAHELGHILACDAQELVADSKVAPGRQPEPTEVRANVFAANFLLPADELRAAAGDLTENGFARLVTRFGVSPSALAARLNTLGLIDSVTRDTFRRRTTAECHIAVEMMDGYLRRVSLADRERFPLRLVRQLYRAYEEGETTLRPLAALLQEDVEELHDLLSPANEPALSNGTTSEGEPVFQP, from the coding sequence AAGTCACTGAACGGCGTACGCCGTTTCAGCTCCCTCGATCTGGCGCTGATCGCTGAAGCCACCGACGTCACCGTGGACTGGCTCCTCACCGGCCGACAGGCCACCCGTCCAGCCGTCGCCGCCCGGACGACCGCAGTCGGTGCGCCCTACCGCGACACCATCGAGGCCATCACTCAGCGCTTCACTGCCGCCTACGATGTGCTCTCGCTCCTCAACCGCGCGCCCGCGCTGCCGCCCCTACCCAGGCTCTCCACCGATGAGCTGGGGTACGTGGACCAAGGCGCCGAACTCGCCCGGTGGGCACTCGATCAGCTGGCCAGAAAGGGCTCCGGCCCCGTCAGCGAGCAACAGACCGATGAACTGGTGGCTTCCTGGGAACGGGCCTTCGGCGTTGACGTCGCTGTCACCGATCTACCCCCGCAGCTCGATGGGCTCGCCTGGCAGGCCGATGGCCTCCGTCTGATCCTCACTCGCCGCACCGACAACTGGACCCGCCAGCGCTTCACGCTGGCCCACGAACTGGGACACATCCTTGCCTGCGATGCGCAGGAGCTCGTCGCCGACTCCAAAGTCGCGCCTGGTCGACAGCCCGAACCGACTGAAGTCCGCGCCAATGTCTTCGCTGCGAATTTCCTGCTGCCCGCAGACGAGCTGCGTGCCGCAGCCGGCGACCTCACGGAGAACGGATTCGCGCGGCTGGTGACGCGGTTCGGCGTATCCCCAAGTGCGCTCGCAGCGCGACTCAATACGCTCGGGCTGATCGACTCGGTCACCCGGGACACGTTCCGACGGCGGACCACAGCCGAGTGCCACATCGCCGTCGAGATGATGGACGGCTACCTACGCCGGGTCAGCCTCGCCGACAGGGAGCGCTTCCCTCTTCGGCTTGTCCGGCAGCTCTATCGCGCCTACGAGGAGGGCGAGACCACGCTCCGTCCGCTCGCCGCTCTTCTTCAGGAAGATGTCGAGGAGCTGCACGATCTTCTGAGCCCTGCCAACGAGCCCGCCCTCTCGAACGGCACGACCTCGGAAGGGGAGCCGGTCTTTCAGCCATGA